In Rhodococcus pseudokoreensis, the DNA window GCACCCAGTTTCGTGCGCCGAGAAGCCCGTCGCAACGCGGCCTCGATGGTGACTCGACCGAGCGCACCGCTGGTGACGGCGATGACCGGCAGATCGGGAAGAAGTGCGAAGGGCAGAGGATCGGGCAAGGCGTCGGCGGTCTCCTGTCGGAGCGCGACACACAGTTCGTCCGTTTGCAATTGGTGGGACTCGAGGCGGAACGCGGTCCTCTCGGCGGTGTCGGCGGCGTCGAGGTAGCCGAAACCCAGTTCGACGCTACCGTCGCGGACTGCGCGCGCGACATCCGCCTCGGATTCGAACTCGCTGAGGCGGACGCTCACGGTGGGGTAGGCGAGCCGGAGTTCGCCGATCAGATGGGGAAGCGGCGACTCGGAGGGGCCCGCGGTGGCGCCGAGGTCCACGTGTCCGCCGTGAAGCCCGGAGAGTTCGGCGACGGAGGCTTGCGCGGTGGCCACATCCCTGAGGAGTTGCCGGGCCGGATCCACCAGCGCAGCGCCGACGGGTGTAGGGACCAACCCGCGGCCGACCCGGTGGAAAAGGGGCGTGCCCATTTCACGTTCGAGGACGCGGATGGACTGGGACAGTGACGGCTGCGCGAGGTGGAGGGCGGCGGCGGCGCGGACGACACCACCGTGCTCGACCACGGCGAGGAAGTGCTCGGCCTGCCGGAACTCCATGCCCACCTCGTCACTGCCGTGGCCCCCGGGACGGTCGACCGCTCCGGACGCGAAGCGCGTGTGCTTCTCGCGTGCACCAGCCTATCGTCCGGATTCATTGGCTACTCTCGGGCAGTGGACTCACGTCAGCTTCGGTATTTCCTCGCAGTGGTCGAGCACGGCAGCGTCACCAGGGCGGCTGAGGTTCTCTTCGTCGCCCAGCCGGCCTTGTCGCAGTCGCTGCGGGGTCTGGAGAGCGAGCTGGGTGTCGAACTGTTCCGACGTGTGCCGCGCGGAATGGAGTTGACCGACGCCGGTGTGGCGCTTCTGGGGCCGGCCCGGCAGGTCATGCAGTCGTCGCAGCACGCGGACAATGTCGTGCGGGGGATCGCCACGTTGGAACAGGGCTGGCTCGACGTGGCGAGCCCGCCGGACCTCGCGGTCGAACCGCTCGTCTCACTCGTGGCGCGCTTTCGGGCGCGTTATCCCGGAGTGTGGGTGAACCTGATCGATCCGGGGCCGAACGCCGACGTCGAGAGCCTCCTGAGGAACGCCCGATGCGAGGTAGGTGTCGACTACCTCCCCGCTGACGACGACAAGCTGTCGACGTATGGCCTCGGCCGGCGCCGTCTCCTGCTGGGTCTGCCTCCAGAGGCTTCCCGCACCCAGTCCGTGAACTTCCCGATCGATGGTCTCGCCGATCTGCCGTTGGTGGCGGGTCCGAGGGGGACCGCTGTCCGTGACGAGGTCGAACGCGTCTGTGCCGAGAGAGGATTCACGCCACGGGTGGTAGTGGAGGTCGAGCACGAGCACAACGTGTATCTCCTTGTTGCGGCCGGTGCCGGTGCCGCCTTCCTCACGGAGCCGGAAGCCCGGCGCTCCGAGCGGCGCGGGGTGCGGGTGGTGCGAACGGAGCCGGAGCTTGGCCATGACTTCGGTCTCGTCTTCCGCTCGGGTCCGCTGTCACCGGCTGCCCGTGCTTTCGTCACGCTCGCGACGGCTGCGAGGACCGACGTGATCCGCGAACCGCCTCCCGACGAGCGTGACCGATGAATCCGTTGCCGATGTCCGCGAACGTCGGATTCGTGGCAATCCTGGCCAGTCGAGCACCCTCGGTCGGGAGGTTCAACCGATTCCGAGTGGGGTGCCCGGCCCGTCCTCACGGGCCGGGCTTCTCGTGAATTTCGCCCTCCGCCTCCGGTGGCCGTCGCGCGCACGCGCGGCGGCCACGGCTCCGACGAGAGCCAGAACCGCGAGCAGGCCGAATGCGGCATGAAAGCCTTGACGAAGGTCTCCGAAGGCTGCCGGGTCGAGCGAATCGGCGTGGCCGCCGAAGATCGCGGACCTGTCGCCACCCGTGAGGGGTGCCGTCACCACCGCCAGACACAGTGAGGTTCCGACCGTGTTGCCGAGCATCTGGACGAGAGATCGGATGCCGCTGACCGAACCGAGCGCGGCCTGATCACAGCGGCGCAGGATGGTCGCGCCGTTGGCAACGACAAGGATTCCGGCGCCTGCTCCCGTAATCAGCCCACCGCACCCCGCGAACAGCGCATACGGGTGAGCCGTGACGGACAGCAGGACGATCAGGATTCCGAGACCGGTCATGAGAGAGCCGACGATTCCGAGCAGGTAGGCGCCGAATCGACGCTCGAGCAGGCGGTAGCTCAGCGAGGCGAGCATTGTGCCGATCGAGACCGGCACGACCGCGAGGCCGCCGATCGCGGCACCGGAGGAGTGCACGGTCTGAAACATCAGTGCGATGAGCAGGACAAGGGGGAACCGCGCCGCGCAGTTCAGGAAGCTCGATGCATTCGCCCAGCGAAATATCCGCTCGGCGAACAACGAGAGGTCTACCAGCGGAGACTCCGCTCGCCGTTCCCACCAGACGAAGGCAACGGCGCTGCTCGCGGAGGCGCTGAACAGTCCGACGATTCGCAGATCCGTCCAGCCCGTTCCGCTCCCGAGGCTCAGCGCCGTGATGGCGGTGGTGATGGCGCCGATGCTCAGTCCGGCGCCGAGCAGGTCGAGCCGCTGTCCGGAAGATTTCGGCGCATCGCGTGGGAGCACGAAGAAACCGGTGGCCACGGTGCAAACGGCGACCGCGACATTCGGCCACAGGACCCAGTGCCATCCCAGCTGCGCCGCGATGACGCCACCGATGACGGGTCCGAGGAACTGAGCGAGCGAATTGACCGCGAAGTACACCCCCATTGCCCCGCCGAGTTGTTTCGGCGGATATGCGGAGGCGATGAGAGCGGCGCCGGTGGCGAACATCATCGCGGCGCCCGCGCCCTGAAAACCGCGTCCCACGATCAGTATTCCGGCCGTCGGCGCCGCGGCCGACACCGCACTCGACAGTGCGAACAGGCCCACTCCCGACAGGAAGAGACGCCGGCGGCCGACCAGATCGCCGATCCGGCCGAACACCACCAGCAACGAGCACATCGTCACCAGGTAGGCCAGCAGGATCCAACTGGTCGCCACCGCACTCGGCCGGAGGTCGCCGGCGATCACCGGCAGCACGACGTTCAGAGCGCTCTGGTTGAAACCGCCGAGGAACGCCGTGAACGATGCGATCAGGAGTACCCAGGCAGGTCTCCGTGGGGACGCGTGATCCGGCGTGGTCCGCGCGTCGACATCGAGACCACCGGTCACGATCGTCCGCATCCGGTCGAGAGGCTTTCCCTGCTCGAGGCAGGGGCCGTCACGAGACGTTCAGCCCGAGTTCGGCGAGCACTTCCTCGGTGTGCTCGCCGAGACGTGGTGCTCCGAGGCGGGTCGGTTGCCAAGGCTCCGTCCCGATTCGGACGTGCGGTGCGGGTTCACGCACGATCCCCAGGCCCGGTCGCTCGACCTCACGGATGACGTCGTTGGCCTGCACCTGGGGATCGGTCAGCATCTCCTCGACGGTGTTGAGCGGCCCGCAGGGAATGTCGGCGTCCGAAAACAGTGTCAGCACCTGGTCGCGAGTCGAATCCTGGAACATCGCGGTCAGCTGATCGTTGATCGTTGTGCGTGCTTCGCGGCGATCGTCCAGTCCGGGGAACTTCTCGATCCACTCCGGCTGCCCGATCGTCCGACAGAGCTGTGCCCATTGCGAGTTGGTGGTGGCCGTGCAAATCAGCCACTTGCCGTCACCGGCGCGCAGGATCTGCGCCACCCGAGTGTTTCGTTCGACCTTACCCGCGGGGGGCGGTGCGTCGACGAATGTGTCGGCCTGCATCATGTCCGGCCAGAGAAAGGAGATCGCGGTGTCCAGCATGGTGACTTCGACGTGGTCGCCCCGGCCGGTGCGGCCACGCTGGACGAGGGCCGCGAGGATGCCCTGTGCCAGCGACATCGATGTCAGCTTGTCGGGGAGAAGGTTCGTCACCAGCTGGGGAGTGTCTTCGTCCTGCGTGGAGGCCATCGACGACACACCCTGAATGATCGGGTCGTACACGCGTTGTCCGGCATAGGGGCCCGCCGACCCGAAGCCCCGCACCGATGCTGTGATCAGCGCCGGATGCCGGGCACGAAGCTCGTCGAATCCGAGGCCCAGCCGTTCGGCGACACCTGGACGCCAATTTTCCATCACCACATCGGCCTTCGCGATCAAAGCGTGAACGGCCCGGATACCCTCGTCCGATTTCAGGTCGAGCACGATTCCGCGTTTGCCGCGATTGGCGTTGTAGTACATCGCAGACATGCCACAGTGCATCGGATGATTTCCACGAAGCTGGTCGCCGTCGCGACTCTCGACCTTGATCACGTCCGCTCCGAGTTCGGCGAGCAGAGTGGCCGCGTAGGGGACGGACAGTACCCCGCCGAGATCGAGCACGTTGATTCCGTCGAGCGGCCCCATTGTTCCTCCTGTGAATCGTCCGTGACGCGCGTGTGGCACGTACATTCACACTCGGTGATCGCGGGGCATGCGTCCAAGACCAAATGCCTCCCCGAGTGATCGGCCGGACTGATGGGTCGCGTTGGGATGCAGCAGTGATTGCCGAGCCGGTACTCACGGCCGAGCGTCTGGACCGCGTCACGGTCCGGGCGTCAGGGCCGAGATCAGTTGGCGTGGGGACTGCCCGAACCAGCGTTGACAGGCGCGGGTGTAACTACTCTGTTCGGTGTAGCCCAGCATGCGTGCGATCTGGGCTACCTGGAGCCCGGTGGCGGACAGGCGTTGTGCGGAGGTGCGTCGGATGTCGTCGAGGATGGCCTCGAATGTGGTGTCCGATTCGGCGAGGCGGCGTTGGAGCACCCTGGGATGGAGCGACATCTCCCGGGCGACGTGGACGAGGCTCGCCTGGTTGAGCGGCAGGAGCCGCTGGATCAGGTCGTGCACGTGGTCGGCGACGGCGAGATCGGGACGTATCGGTGCCAGGTATTTCTCGGCGAGAGCGCGGGCCGCGGAGTCCGAACCGTGAATTCGCTGGTTCAGTGCACTATTGGGCAATGTCAGGCAGTTCTGCGTGCCCTCGAACTCGATCGGGCAACCGAACAACTTCTCGTAGGCTTCCGGCTCTGCGGATCGTGCGTGCTGCACGGTGACCCGGAGTGGTACGAAGTCCGGGGCGACGAGCAGCCGGAGTGCCCCGAGTCCGATACCGAGACTGAGTTCGACCATCAGGTCCCGGTGCGGTAGCTGGCGAAGCAACACGGTGAAGGTGAACTCCGAGGCCGCCGCATCCCGCCGCAGTTCGGTGGCAATGGAGGGGCTGTAGGTGTGCAGATAGCGGGACACACCGTCGAGCGCGTCGGCCACCGTGTCGGCGTGGCGGGCGATGACCGCGATGGGGCCGAGGATGTCGATGCTCTGACGGCGCGCCAGCTGCAACCCGAAGTCGGGGTGGCCCAGTTCTTTCGCTGCGCCGCCGATGACGGTGGCGACCGCGGTATAGGTGAGGAAGCGTTCGTGGTCGCCGGCGACGACAGGGTCGACCCCGTGCGCGAGCAGCACCGCGTCGGGGTCGCCGCCCAAGTCGGTGACAAGATCCCCGAAGTTCGCCAGCGCCGATGCTCGGATGAGGTCGACCATAGTCGTCAATTGTCAAAAAGTAGCCGCGCCCAGTCAAGTGCACGGCTGCTTTTCGACGGCGCGGGGGTGACTTCAGGCGGGTATCAGGCCCTCCTCTCGGGCCCAGGCCTCGACCCGCGTCATTCCCTCGTCGAACGACACCAGCGGTTCGTAGCCGAGGACCGTGCGGGCCTTGTCGATGGAGTAGGCGCCGGGCCGGTTGAGCATCAGCATGGTTCCCGGGCTCAGCTCGCTGGGCCGGCCCAGCCGCCGCTGGATCGCACCGACGGTGCTCGCAAGGGCGATGGCGAGTCCGGCAGGCAGGGTGCGGACAGGACCGCCGGTCATCCGGGCCAGCCGGCCGAAGTATTGCGCGCAGCTCATGCCGTCGCCGTCGGTGATGTTGAAGATCTGCCCGGCAGCGGCGTCGGAGGCGATCGCCAGCAGTATGCCGTCGACGAGGTTGTCGATGTAGACCGGTGTGAACGTTCCCTTTCCGCCGTTCGGCAGGATCAGCTGCCGGGCGGCGAGCATCTGCAGGATGAGGATCACCCAGGGGCGAGACTCCGGCCCGTACACATCCCCGGGCCGGATGACGGTGCAGTCGATTTCGCCGGCGGCGTGCGCGGTCAGCACGACGGCCTCGGAGTTCACTTTCGTGTCGGTGTAACTGTGCCCGTTGACGTGAACCGGGTACTTCTCGTCCACCCCGTCCGGGTAGGCGAAGCCGTACGCGGCGATCGACGACAGGTGGACGAATCGGCGCACGCCGGCACCGATGGCGGCGTCGAGCACCCGCCGCGTTCCCAGCACGTTGACCGTCCACGCATCCTCGAGGGAGGCCACATTCGACACGAGCGCCGCGGTATGGATCACCACGTCGACGCCGTGGAGGGCGGCGGACCAGGAGTCGGGGTCGGTGGTGTTTCCCGCGACGATCCCGTTGGCCGGGTCGGCTGTCAGGTCGACGCCGGTGACTTCGACGCCGAGTGCCCGCATCCGCCGCGCGAGGGCGGCGCCGATGAATCCGTTTGCGCCGGTGATGAAGACCTTGCCCGGCAGTGCCGGTGCGGGGCGGGGGATGGTTGCGGTCATGCCGGCAACCCCTTTCGTGTTTCGGGGTGAAACTAGTTGGCGGTGTAGCGGGCGCTGCCGCCGGTGAGGTAGTTGACCTTGCCGAGGCCCTGCGCCTCCGAGAGTTGTTCGGTCAGTGTCTTGATGGTGATGGCGTCGAGGACGGAGTGGAATTGGCCCTCCGGGGTGAAGTTGATGTTCGCGCCGTAGACGATGAACAGGACGACGGTGTCGTCGGTGTTGTCCTCGGGGGCGTAGAACTGGTGGATCGACGACCCGGGCTCGTAGAGGTAGCTGCCCGCCGTCTGCGGCTGATCGGGGTACTCGCGGTACGCCCACTTACCGGACAGGGTGTAGCCGTGCACGGCGCCGGTGTGCAGGTGCACGGGCAGTTCGGCGCCGGGGGCGAAATGCGCCAGCACCACCCAGATCCCGACCTCGGGATCGAGGAACAGCGGCTGGTAGTTGACACCGGGGGCGAGCGCGTCCTTGATGACGGGAATGTCCGCGGCGTTGAGGGTGAGCAGTTCGTCCTGGGGGAGTGAGAACACGGGTGCCTTCGTGAAGGGCTGGGCGGTCATGTCGAGTCTCCTGTTGTCGATGTGAGACCCCGAATGGGGTTCGGATGGCGGAACGTTTCCGGCGAGGGTGCGCCGGAACGGGGGTGTCGGGCGGGATGTCAGCCCAGGGTGGGGTCGATGATGATCTTGGCGTCCCTCTCCGGGTCGGCCAGATCTGCGTACGCCTGCCGGACCTCGCCGAGGCCGACGCTGCGCGTGATCAACGGATCGACCTGGAGCTCGCCGGCGGCGAGATATGCCAGGGTTTCGGCGAATTCGTCGACCGTGTAATAGATCGAGAAGATCAGGTCGATCTCCTTCAGCACGCCGAAGGTCGGCTGGAAGCGGTCCTCCTGCATGCACAATCCGGCGACGACGACCCGCGAGCACGCGGACGCGCCGGCCAGGATCTGCTGGATGACCCCGGGAACGCCGACGCACTCGAACACGACCGAGGGCCGCACGGACAGCTCGGGAAACAGTGCCGTCCGGCGGCCGACCCGCGCCGGGTCGGAGGTCGCCGCGACCTGGTGCCACGACTCGTACGGTGACGACTCCCGCGGGTCCACCACGACGTCGGCGCCGAGTTTCGCGGCGAGAGCGCGGCGGGCCGGGGAGAAGTCTGCAGCGACGATCGGCCCGGCGCCGCGCATCTTCAGCACCGCGATCGTCGCGAGGCCGATCGGACCGCAGCCGATCACCAGGGGGACGTCGTCGGCGCCGACCGCGCCGCGATTGACCGCGTGCAGCGCCACGGCGAGGGGCTCGGTCAACGACGCCGTGGCGGTGTCGAGGGCGTCGGGCACCGGCATCAGCAGTGCCTCGGACAGCACCATGTACTCGGCATAGCCGCCCGGGGTGTCGATTCCACCGAAGCCGAGCTGGGTGGGGACTTCGCGGAGCAGTAGAGGTGGAGACACCACCCGGGTGCCGGGCGCCAGGATCCCCTGGGTGCCCGGTCCGTGCGCGACGATCTCGGCGCAGAACTCGTGCCCGAGGACGACCGGTCTGCTGACATCCAGCAGATCACTGCCGGTGACAGCCTTCACGCCGGCCACGAACTCCGGTCCATGACTGACGCAGTGCAGATCCGATCCACAGATTCCGTTGGCCAGCGTCTTGACCAGAACCTCCCCGGAGTGGGGCTCCGGTATCGGGATGTCGGTGACGTCGAGATCGCTGTCCTGCATGACAACTGCGCGCATGGGCTCATCCGTTCCTGGTGCGCCGCTCGAAGGGCGGCTCGTCGAGATACCCCAAACGGTATGTGGCGCAGCTCTCAGAAGTCTTGCCATGTGACGACGCCTTTTTGTCATTTGACGACTGCGAACTTCGGTCCCCGGGAGGGTCTCGTCAACAGCGGGGCGAAGTGACTCTTGACACTTTGCCCCAAATGATCGAATGTGAATCTGCAATAACTACATCGAGCTACACGATCGCGGCCGTCCCGACCCGAAAGTGCGCAAGATCGCCTATATATCTGGGATTACCATGTATCCACGCCGCCGGCGCAAGAATTTCGGGCAACCAAAGACTGCAGTCTTGCGCGGTCGGAGCGGTCCTGGACGCGTTCCCCGAGTGCGGTCGGATGCAGGGCTCCCGCGCACCGACGCCGGTGCAGTCACGCCCTTCGTGCTCGGCTCGACTCCTGTCTCAACCCGTAAGCATGCTCGTCAATTTTCCGAAAGGGATTTACGGTGACAACACGCGAGAACACTTCTCGACACCCATTGCCGACACATTCGAGCACTTCCGATCGTCCGATGCGGGCTTGGGGTTTCACCTCCCTGCTCGTGTTGCTGACGGTGGTCAACTGGAGCGACAAGGCTGTTCTCGGGATCATCGCGCAGCCGCTCGCCAAGGAGTTGAACCTGGCGGCGGCGCAGATCGGTCTCGTCGGCAGCCTGTTCTTCTTCACCTTCACCATCGGCGGCTTCTTCTCCGGCGCGGTGAACACGCTGCTGTCGCTGCGGTGGGCCCTTGCCGTGCTGGCGTTGGCCTGGTCGGCGGCGATGCTGCCGATGGTGTTCACTGCCAGTTTCACGGTGCTGCTGGCCAGCCGACTTCTACTGGGACTGTCGGAAGGACCGAGCGGCCCGCTGACGCACACCGCGACCTTCTCGTGGCATCCACCCGCGAAGCGGGCCTTGCCGGGTGCTCTGCTCGCCGGTTCCGCCTCGCTGGCGAAGATCGTCGTCGCGCCGGCATTGGCTTTCGTCACCGTGTCCTGGGGCTGGCGGGCCGCGTTGGTCTGCCTCGCCGTCCTCGGAGTGCTGTGGTGCGTGCTGTGGTTGTCGACGTGGTCCGAGGGGCCCCACATCCGAAGCGGGAATGGGCATGCCGGCACCGAGTCCGGCACCGCTGCAGACGAGCCCGCGGTGCCGTGGATCCGCATCTTCCGGACCCCGACCTTCCTCAGTTGCGTGCTGCTGATCATGGCCATCTACGCGTTGGTCGCGATCGTTCTGACGTGGCTCCCGTCGTATTTCGAGGTAGCACTGGGCTACAGCAGGTTGCAGGCCGGGTCGATGTTCGCGTTCCCCAGCATCGCGGGTCTGACCCTCATGCTGGTGCTGGGCGCAACCGGTGACCGGCTGACCTCCCGCGGCGCGACGTCCCGAACGGTGCGGATCATCATTCCCGTGGCCGGCGTGATGATCAGCGCGGCGATTCTGGTGACACTGCCCTACGTCGGTGTGCCCGCACTCGCCGTTCTCATCGTGTCGGTCGGCTACGGCTTCCTCGCCTCGGGTTACCCGCTGATCATCGCGACCATCACGGAGTTGTGCCCGCCGCGCCAGACGGCGGGCACCCTCGGGGTGTTCATGGCGATGATGGGGATCGGCGGACTGGTGGGGCCTTACATCACCGGACTGATCGTCGACGCGGCGGACAGCCCGGCAGCGGGATACGCGACCGCGTTCCAGGTCTTCGGAGTGGTCGCGCTGGTCTTCGCGCTCGGCGCTCTCGTCTTCGCGAACCCGGAACGGGACAAGCGCGCCGTGCGGGGGTTGACAAGCGCGCACAACCGAGGCAATGTGAATAATCAGTAACCGAAGACATCGAATTGATCCGCATCCCTATCTTGGGCATAACACCAGTAAGAAGCCGGTTTATGGCCGAACGGATCAAGCGTGAGTCGGAATATTCAGACAGACTTCTTGGAAGGCATCACGATGGGAACACTCAGCGGCAAGACCGCCCTCGTATCGGGTTCGGGACGCGGCATCGGACGTGAGATCGCCCTGAAGCTGGCCCGCGAGGGCGCGGCGGTGGTGGTCAACGACCTCGATCCGGAACCGGCCGCGCAGACGGTGGACGAGATCGCCGCGGCCGGCGGCCGTGCCGTTGCCTGCACCGGATCGGTGTCCGACGACGGGTTCGCCGAGCGATTCGTCGAGACCGCGGTCGACACGTTCGGCGGTCTCGACATCATCGTCAACAACGCCGGCTACACGTGGGACTCGGTGATCCAGAAGATGACCGACGAACAGTGGGACACCATCCTGGACGTCAACCTGAAGGCGCCGTTCCGGATCCTGCGGGCGGCACAGCCGTTCATCAAGTCCGCGCCCACCGACTATCACCGCAAGGTCGTCAACATCTCCTCGGTGTCCGGGTTCTACGGCAATGCGGGCCAAGCGAATTACGGCGCGGCAAAGGCCGGCCTGCTCGGGCTCACCAAGACCCTCGCCAAGGAGTGGGGCCGCTACAAGGTCAACGTGAACGCGGTGGCCTTCGGTCTCATCCTCACCCGGATGACCGAGGTCGCCGCCGACACCGACACCACCCTGAACATCGACGGCCGCGATATCCGCGTCGGTATCAACGCCGATCGAATGGCGATGTCGTCGAGGATGATCCCGTTCGGGCGCGGCGGCACCCCGACCGAAGCTGCCGGGGCGGTCTACCTGCTGTGCACCCCCGAATCCGACTACGTCAACAGCCAGTGCCTCGTGGTCGACGCCGGCCGCGTCTGATCCCGCACCGAACCAACAGCCCAACCCGTCAGGAGAGACGATGAAGCGCACCGTTTACACCGAAGAGCACGAAGCATTCCGCGACACCATCCGCACCTTCATCGCCAAGGAGGTGTCGCCGTACTACCCCGACTGGGAGAAGGCGAACCAGGCTCCGCGTGAACTGTTCCACAAACTCGGAGCGTTGGGCGCCATGAGCTTCGACATTCCCGAGGAGTACGGCGGGCCCGGGCCCACGAGTTTCAAATTCCAGGCCGTCATGCAGGAGGAGACCGCCCGCGCCGCAGTCACTCTCGGGCATTTCACCGTGAGTACCGGCATCGTGCTGCCCTACCTGCTGCGCCTGGCGAACGAGGAGCAGAAGAAGCGCTGGCTTCCCGGTGTCGCCACCGGCGAGACGGTGCTGTGCATCGCGATGACCGAACCGGGCACCGGTTCGGACCTGGCAGGCATCCGCACCACCGCCCGGCTGTCCGAGGACGGCACCCATTACGTCCTGAACGGCGCCAAGACGTTCATCACCGGAATCCGCAATTCCGAACTGTGCGTCGTCGCGGCCCGCACCTCCGCACCCAACGACGACCGCCGGTTCGGCCTGAGCCTGCTCGTCGTACCGACGGACAGCCCCGGCTTCGAATTCGGACGCAAGCTCGACAAGATCGGCATGAAGGCCAGCGACACCAACGAGATCTCCTTCACCGACGTGTTGGTGCCCGTGGAAAACCTTCTCGGCAAGCAGGATCAGGGTTTCTCCTATCTGGGTCAGAACTTGCCCCGCGAGCGGCTGTCGATCGGCGTCGGCGCCGTCTCCACCGCGACGGCGGCGATCGACTTCGCACGCGAATACGTGCGGGAACGGCAAGTGTTCGGCAAGCCGGTCGCACATTTTCAGAACACCAAGTTCGTGCTCGCCGAGTGCGCCGCCGAGGTCGCCGCCGGGCAGGCACTGGTGGACCGGGGACTCGATCTCGACGAGGCCGGTGCACTCACCCCGGCGGATGCTGCCCGCATCAAGCTGTTCTGCACCGAAATGAGTGGGCGTGTGATCGACAAGTGCCTGCAGTTGCACGGCGGTTACGGCTACATGCTCGAATACCCGATCGCCCGCCTGTACGCCGATGCGCGGGTCAACCGCATCTTCGGCGGTACCAGCGAGGTCATGAAGACCATCATCGCCAAGGACCTGGGTCTGTAGACCCCGAACCATGCTCCCCGCAGGAGGATTCATGCGTGATGCAGTGATCGTCGACGCGGTGCGCACACCGGTCGGCAAGCGCGACGGGGCCCTGTCACGGATGCACGCGGTGGCGGTGTCCGCGCACGTGCTCGGCGCCCTCACCGAACGCACCGGACTGAAACCCGGTCTCGTCGACGACGTCATCTGGGGCTGTGTGGGAACACTCGGCATGCAGGCCGGATGCATCGCCCGCTCGGCCGTGCTGGCGGCGGGATGGCCCGAGCACGTCCCCGGAGTCACCGTCGACCGGCAATGCGGTTCCTCGCAGCAGGCCGTACACCAGGCGGCCGCCGGGGTGATCTCGGGCCAGTACGACATCGCCGTCGCGGGCGGGGTCGAAATGATGAGCGTCGTTCCCCTCGGCGCTGCCGCCCGCGCCGGTGACTACGGACCCATCTACGGACCGCAGGTTCTCGGCCGCTACAACATCGACCGCTACGACCAGGGCCGCGGCGCCCAGATGATCGCCGACGAGTACGGCATCACCCGCACCGAGATGGATCGGCACGGCCTGGATTCGCATGCCCGGGCGGCCGCCGCGACCGACGCGGGCCGGTTCACCGGCCAGATCGCTCCGATCGAGGTCGTCGACGCCGACGGCAGCACGCGGATCTTCGACACCGACGAAGGGATCCGCCGCGGAGGCACCCTCGATAAGCTCGCGACGCTGCCGTCCCCGTTCGCCGAAGACAGTGACATCACCGCGGGCAACGCGTCGCAGGTGTCCGACGGCTCGGCCGCACTGCTCGTCACCACCAGCGAGATCGCCCGCAGGCACGGGTGGCGTCCGATGGCTCGCATCCACACCGCGGTGGTCACCGGTACCGACCCGGTGACCATCCTCAAAGGCCCCATCCCGGCGACGGCCCTCGCACTGAAGAAGTCCGGGTTGACGCTCGACGAGATCGGCACCTTCGAGATCAACGAAGCGTTCGCGTCGGTGTCGCTGGCGTGGCTGCGCGAGACCGGCGCGGACTACGCCCGCATGAACCCCAACGGCGGGGCCATGGCAATCGGGCACCCGGTCGGCGGATCCGGTGCGCGGCTGATGACGACGATGGTCCACCACATGCGCGCCGAAGGCCTCCGTTACGGGTTGCAGTCGATGTGTGAAGGCGGGGGCATGGCCAACGCCACCATCCTCGAACTGCTCTG includes these proteins:
- a CDS encoding 2,4'-dihydroxyacetophenone dioxygenase family protein; the protein is MTAQPFTKAPVFSLPQDELLTLNAADIPVIKDALAPGVNYQPLFLDPEVGIWVVLAHFAPGAELPVHLHTGAVHGYTLSGKWAYREYPDQPQTAGSYLYEPGSSIHQFYAPEDNTDDTVVLFIVYGANINFTPEGQFHSVLDAITIKTLTEQLSEAQGLGKVNYLTGGSARYTAN
- a CDS encoding zinc-binding dehydrogenase; its protein translation is MRAVVMQDSDLDVTDIPIPEPHSGEVLVKTLANGICGSDLHCVSHGPEFVAGVKAVTGSDLLDVSRPVVLGHEFCAEIVAHGPGTQGILAPGTRVVSPPLLLREVPTQLGFGGIDTPGGYAEYMVLSEALLMPVPDALDTATASLTEPLAVALHAVNRGAVGADDVPLVIGCGPIGLATIAVLKMRGAGPIVAADFSPARRALAAKLGADVVVDPRESSPYESWHQVAATSDPARVGRRTALFPELSVRPSVVFECVGVPGVIQQILAGASACSRVVVAGLCMQEDRFQPTFGVLKEIDLIFSIYYTVDEFAETLAYLAAGELQVDPLITRSVGLGEVRQAYADLADPERDAKIIIDPTLG
- a CDS encoding acyl-CoA dehydrogenase family protein, whose translation is MKRTVYTEEHEAFRDTIRTFIAKEVSPYYPDWEKANQAPRELFHKLGALGAMSFDIPEEYGGPGPTSFKFQAVMQEETARAAVTLGHFTVSTGIVLPYLLRLANEEQKKRWLPGVATGETVLCIAMTEPGTGSDLAGIRTTARLSEDGTHYVLNGAKTFITGIRNSELCVVAARTSAPNDDRRFGLSLLVVPTDSPGFEFGRKLDKIGMKASDTNEISFTDVLVPVENLLGKQDQGFSYLGQNLPRERLSIGVGAVSTATAAIDFAREYVRERQVFGKPVAHFQNTKFVLAECAAEVAAGQALVDRGLDLDEAGALTPADAARIKLFCTEMSGRVIDKCLQLHGGYGYMLEYPIARLYADARVNRIFGGTSEVMKTIIAKDLGL
- a CDS encoding MFS transporter is translated as MRAWGFTSLLVLLTVVNWSDKAVLGIIAQPLAKELNLAAAQIGLVGSLFFFTFTIGGFFSGAVNTLLSLRWALAVLALAWSAAMLPMVFTASFTVLLASRLLLGLSEGPSGPLTHTATFSWHPPAKRALPGALLAGSASLAKIVVAPALAFVTVSWGWRAALVCLAVLGVLWCVLWLSTWSEGPHIRSGNGHAGTESGTAADEPAVPWIRIFRTPTFLSCVLLIMAIYALVAIVLTWLPSYFEVALGYSRLQAGSMFAFPSIAGLTLMLVLGATGDRLTSRGATSRTVRIIIPVAGVMISAAILVTLPYVGVPALAVLIVSVGYGFLASGYPLIIATITELCPPRQTAGTLGVFMAMMGIGGLVGPYITGLIVDAADSPAAGYATAFQVFGVVALVFALGALVFANPERDKRAVRGLTSAHNRGNVNNQ
- a CDS encoding NAD-dependent epimerase/dehydratase family protein, producing the protein MTATIPRPAPALPGKVFITGANGFIGAALARRMRALGVEVTGVDLTADPANGIVAGNTTDPDSWSAALHGVDVVIHTAALVSNVASLEDAWTVNVLGTRRVLDAAIGAGVRRFVHLSSIAAYGFAYPDGVDEKYPVHVNGHSYTDTKVNSEAVVLTAHAAGEIDCTVIRPGDVYGPESRPWVILILQMLAARQLILPNGGKGTFTPVYIDNLVDGILLAIASDAAAGQIFNITDGDGMSCAQYFGRLARMTGGPVRTLPAGLAIALASTVGAIQRRLGRPSELSPGTMLMLNRPGAYSIDKARTVLGYEPLVSFDEGMTRVEAWAREEGLIPA
- a CDS encoding SDR family NAD(P)-dependent oxidoreductase: MGTLSGKTALVSGSGRGIGREIALKLAREGAAVVVNDLDPEPAAQTVDEIAAAGGRAVACTGSVSDDGFAERFVETAVDTFGGLDIIVNNAGYTWDSVIQKMTDEQWDTILDVNLKAPFRILRAAQPFIKSAPTDYHRKVVNISSVSGFYGNAGQANYGAAKAGLLGLTKTLAKEWGRYKVNVNAVAFGLILTRMTEVAADTDTTLNIDGRDIRVGINADRMAMSSRMIPFGRGGTPTEAAGAVYLLCTPESDYVNSQCLVVDAGRV